A window of Bombina bombina isolate aBomBom1 chromosome 5, aBomBom1.pri, whole genome shotgun sequence genomic DNA:
AATTCCATTGTCTGGATAATGAAGTTATTCTTTTTGCATGGGCACGGGCTAGAAGAAACATGTGAATATAAAGACACACTATAACAAGTAGCAACAACATGAACACTACAATGAAGATTATTAGTGTAACTTTATCGTAAAAGAACATAATCATAGCTATCCCTCCTCCACTACAAAAAGTCCAAATTATAGCCAAAATTACAGACGCACTCTTCAAAGTCATAATATTGTGATACTGAAGTGCATGAAATATAGTAATGTACCTATCAGCTGCTATAGCAGATAAACTACATATTGATCCAAGCAAAGATATTGCAAATATCACATCTAGGACAATATCAACCTTTTTCTCAAATGATCCTTTATACTCCAGGTATCCCACATCAATACAAATAATGACAGTGGTTTCCAGAATTTTGTAAATACTGCACAACATGTCTGAAATAGCTAAGCTGCAAATAAACAAGTACATGGGCAAATgaaggtttttatttttgattatggcTAGAAGCACTAAAAGGTTTTCCAAAACGCCAATAGATGAAATTGTGAAGAATACTTCATCTGGAACATTTACTGTTGTACAGTTTGTATCATTTGGAAAGGGTGTCGACACATTATTGAATGATGGATTGATACTTTGCACCAGTTGCTTCAATATTTCTGGTGTTCTATCCATCTTCGTTTTCTTCAGCTTTTGTCCTTAAGTGtttcttttgtatttttgtgtattttttatttccctgaaaaaaaaatacaaacaattaataaACTACAGGAATTGTTTAAATGTTTTCAATGAGgtaaataaagatatatagatcAGCTGCTACAAGAGTTCAATGGCAAATTCAACATATTTACATTTTGGAGTCACTACTTTTACATTTCATCCAAATCTGTTCAGCAGTTTAGGTTGCACAGCTGGG
This region includes:
- the MC2R gene encoding adrenocorticotropic hormone receptor codes for the protein MDRTPEILKQLVQSINPSFNNVSTPFPNDTNCTTVNVPDEVFFTISSIGVLENLLVLLAIIKNKNLHLPMYLFICSLAISDMLCSIYKILETTVIICIDVGYLEYKGSFEKKVDIVLDVIFAISLLGSICSLSAIAADRYITIFHALQYHNIMTLKSASVILAIIWTFCSGGGIAMIMFFYDKVTLIIFIVVFMLLLLVIVCLYIHMFLLARAHAKRITSLSRQWNSVHQRANMKGAITLTILLGVFICCWSPFIFHLLLYGLCRHNTYCVCFMSLVNINGTLIICNSVIDPLIYAFRSPELRSTFKRMLCCWISR